The genomic DNA TTTTCCTTCCACTATTTAAAATCGCTTAAATAATCTTTAAACTGGCGCTGTAGTTTCTTACCATTAAGCCCATAAAAACTAGCAATCGTATTTACCTCTTAAAGGAAAATCTTCCACCATATTTTGACCTACCAGTTGTATTTTTTATGCGCATCTAGTCTAATAAAAATAAAAAGCAATACAGTAAAACCCCATAAAGAAGAGCCGCCATAACTAAAAAAAGGGAGCGGTATTCCAACCGTAGGAAGCAATCCGATGACCATACCTATATTTACTACGATATGGAAAAAGAATATAGAAGCCACCCCATAGCCATAAACCCTTCCAAATTTATTAGTTTGTTGTTCTGAAAGGTATATAATTCTATAAAGAAAAGCCATGAAAACGATAATAACGGCGCAGCTTCCTATGAATCCCCATTCTTCTCCAATAGTACTAAATATGTAGTCAGTATCTTGCTCAGGAACAAATTTTCCTTGTGTTCTATCCCCTTGCAGAAAGCCTTTTCCTAGAAAGCCACCAGAGCTAATTGTTAATTCAGATTGATGAGTGTTATACCCAATACTTTTAGTATCCTTTTTTTTCCCCAGAAGCACATCAAAACGATCTCTATGATGTTGTTTAAAAATGTTGTTATATGCAAATCCAGCACTGATAATAAAGCCTCCTAATATGATATAAGTGGCAGTAATTTTCATCCAATTAAATCGTAAAAATCGCTGATCTTTATACATTGCATACAGTATAAATAATGTAATAATAGCATATATCGCTATAAGAATCCATAAAGCACCAAAGTATATTGTTCCTATAAAGAGTAAGATAGCTGTAGTACCAAAAAGCAAGTAGTTTAAGGTCAATCCTTCCCTATTTAGCACAAAAAAGAAAGCCAAATAAATGAGTACAGAACCCATGTCGGGTTGCAATGCAATAAGAAAAGCAGGAGTAAAGATGATTATAAAAGCCTTTATTTGATTTTTGATAAGCTTTAAATCGTATTGCCGATCACTTAGTAGTTTTGCTAAGGCGAGTGCTGTAAAAGCTTTTGCAAATTCAGAAGGTTGTAGTCCTATACCTCCAAAATTGTACCAAGAGGTTGCCCCGTTGATATTTTTACCGAAAATGAATAATCCTGTTAAAGAAATGATAGAGATGAGATAAAAAAGAGAAGCAAAGCGCTCGTAAAATTTAGAGTTTAAGAACAGGATAAAAATAATGATGAGGAGGCTTAAAGCTATCCATATAAGTTGTTTTCCGTATCGAGTAGAAGCATCTAGCATCGTTGTGTGTGCTTCTGTTGTAGAAGCAGCATAGATGTTTAGCCAGCCAAATCCAACTAGAGAGAAATAAAAGATAACGAGTAGCCAATCAATATTTAAAAATATATTATTCCGTTCCTGTCGCAATGGTATCTAGTTTTTGAATTTGTTTATCGTAAGTTTCTTGCAGGTTCATTTGAAGCATTTTCTTTTCGCGATAGTAGTTGGCTTTAGAAATAGAGCCATTCAAGTATTTTTCAATCATTAAGCTCGTTATAGGAGCAGCAATAGTTGACCCGTAACCTCCATTTTCAACAAAAATAGCAAGTGCTATTTTAGGATTATCTTTAGGAGCAAAAGCAACGAAAATAGAATGATCAGGAAGTTTGATCTTTTTACCATTTATTCTAGTAAAGTTTTCTACTGTTCCTGTTTTACCGCAAATATCAATTCCTTTAACTTGGCTATATTTTCCTGTTCCTGTTTTAAAAACTTCGTGCATGGCTTCTACTACGGGAGGGAAGTGTTTTGCATCAACAGATGTTTTTTTAGGAACGGTATAAGAGGAATCTTTGATAAATGATTTACTTATTTTTTTTACAATATGAGGAGTGTAATAGTAACCTCTATTAGCAATGGCAGCAGTAACATTAGCTAGTTGTATAGGAGTGGTTTCTATTTCACCTTGACCAATAGCGTTTGATATTGTTGTAGTTGCTCCCCAACGATATTTATAACGACTGGTATAAAATTGAGCATTAGGAACTCTTCCCCTTCTACCAGAAGGAAGGTCATACCCTAAAAAATTACCTAGTCCAAAGCTTTTTACATGTTTACTCCAAACATTTAATCCTTCAGACGGAGTTTTATATTTATCGATTATTTTTCGATAAGTTGCTGAGAAATAGCTATTACAAGATTTAGCAACAGCAGCATTAAATCTAATAGGTCTTCCAGTAATTCCACAATGGCATCCCATGAATTCCTTTTTCCTTTTTCCATAGCGATATCCATGATAACAATATACATAGAAGTTTTTATCAATGACCTCTTCCTGCAAACCAATAAGTCCGTTAAGCATTTTAAAAGGAGAACCAGGGGCGTATTGAGCTTGTAAACCTCTATCATACATAGGTTTGTTAATTGTATCGCCAAAGAGTTTTATAGAATTGGAAGAACGTTTGCGCCCAACCATCATATTAGGATCATATGAAGGAGCTGTTATTAAGGCTAAGATTTCTCCAGAGGAAGGTTCAATAGCAACAATGCCTCCTCTTTTACCAGTCATAAGCGTTTCGCCATATTTTTGCAAGTCGCTATCTATGGTTAACGTCAAATCTTTTCCTGTTACAGCAAGTGTATCATATTTTCCGTTTTTATAGGAGCCTATGATTCGATTTAGATTGTTTCTTTGTAGGTATTTTTTACCTTTAGTTCCTCTAAGAGTTTTTTCATATTGTTTTTCTATACCCCATGCACCAATAAGCTCTCCTTGCTCGTAGTAATCACTTTTTTTAGCGAGATTAGGATTTACTTCACTAATATAGCCAAGAATATTTGCCGCAGCGTTAATTGGATAGTTTCTTATGATTCTCTTTTGAATATAAAAACCTTTGAATTTATTTAGTTTTTCTTGAAGAAAGGCAAAATCTTCTTTAGCCAGTTGCTTTACAAATACAGAAGGAAGCCATCTTGCATATTTTTTTGCTTTTTTTATTTTAAGATCGAAGCTTTCTTTTGATATTTTTAAGAGTGTGCAAAATTCAAGAGTATCTAGCGGCTTTACCTCTTTTGGGATGACCATAACATCATAGGATAATTGATTGGCTACTAGTAATTTTCCATTACGATCGTAAATGTGCCCACGTTCTGGGTATTCGTATTCTGGTTTTACAGCGGCATTTTTAACAGGATTGTATCCGGAGTTCCGAAGTATTTGTAATTGGAATAATCTTCCTATAAAGATTAATCCTATACATGTGATTAAAAAAATAAGCAAAAAACTTCGCTTCATTATTGCTTTTTACTGAATATAAAGGTTCCTAAAAAAAATAGAATTAACGTAAATATGCTAGAAAATATTGTATTTACGATAACGCCTGAAAAATTGTGAAAGCTAAAGTTAATGAAAGTAAATAATATGAGATGATGAATAATAGTTAAAATTACCACATAATTAAAAACTTTTCCAAAAGCTTCTAAGCGAAGGTTAAATAAAGGGAAATCGACTGCTGTCTTATTGAATATCAATTTGATAAAGAATAACCGAATATAGGCTATAAATAATATAGAAAAGGCGTTTACTCCTCCTGAATCAGCAAATAAGTCAACCGATAAACCTAATAAAAAGGAAAGAAACAAAAAGGGTATTCTGTTTTGATTTAGCGGATAAAAAAAGACGAAAGAAATATATAGGTAGGGATTTATGTACCCTAGGAATAAGATATTATTCAGGATAAATACTTGTAGTAGTAACAAGAAAAAAAATAAAAAACTGATATAAAACGCTTTATTCACTTGTTGTATTTTCTAGTATTTTAATTTCATTTTTATGTAAATTACTGATAATATAAATATTATATAAGTTGCTCATGTCATTAAATAACTTGATGTCTAATGTATTTGAGGCTGTGTTTTGTAATGGCACATTTAAAATGGTTCCAATAGGAATGCCTTCAGGAAAAATGGTTGATTTACCTCCAGTAATGATGGTGTCTCCTACTTTAAAGCTGGCCTGTCTTGGTATGTCTGTTAGTTGAACGATGTTGTAGTTGTTGCCATTCCATTTAAGAGTTCCAAAATGAGTACTGTTTTTTAAACGCGCATTTATGTTACTATTTTTATTAAGTATTGATCGCACTCTGGCATAGTTATTAGAAACAGCATCTGTAATTCCAATAATGCCCTTGCTGTTAATAACTGCCATTTCTTTAGAAACGTTGGCGTTTTTGCCTTTATTGATGGTAATAAAGTTGTAGGGAGCGTGGTAATTGTTATTGATTATTTTAGCGTTGATATAATCATATTTTTGATGGTATAAAAGTGTGTCTATATGTGTAAAGTTATTGGTGCTATCGTTGGAAAAGCGCACTTTTTCCAAGAGTCTTCTTAGTGTTATATTTTCATCAACTAGTTCTTCATTTTGAGCTTTTAAGCTTAGATAACTTGCTAGATTAGCATACCGTTGGTACAAACCTCCTGTAATGAAATTAGCAGAATTAATAAATTTGCTCTTATGAAAAGTATGATTATTGATTGTTAAAGCAACGGCAATTATTTCTAAAAAAATAAAAAATAAGAAATTTTTATACTTCTGAAAGAAATAGACCAGCTGCTGCATATGAAAATAAACAAAATTACTTAATTAATACACTTTTGTATTTTTCCAAATCTTTTAGAGTAGTTCCCGTACCTCTAACAACTGCTCTTAAAGGATCTTCAGCTACATATACAGGTAAGTCTGTTTTTCTTGACAGACGTTTGTCTAGGCCTCTAAGCATAGATCCCCCGCCAGCTAAATAAATTCCAGTATTATAGATGTCAGCCGCTAATTCTGGAGGTGTTTTTGATAATGTTTCCATAACGGCATCCTCTATTCTTAAGATAGATTTGTCCAATGCTTTTGCTATTTCTCTGTAAGAAACCTGTACTTGTTTAGGTTTTCCGCTTAGTAAATCTCTACCCTGTACCATCATGTCTTCAGGAGGAGTATCTAAGTCTTCCGTAGCGGCACCAATTGTAATTTTTATTTTTTCGGCAGTAGTTTCTCCTACATGTAAATTGTGTTGTGTACGCATATAGTACATGATATCACTGGTAAATAAGTCACCCGCAACCTTTACAGATTGGTCACAAACAATTCCAGCTAATGCTATAACAGCAATTTCAGTAGTACCTCCACCTATATCAATAATCATATTTCCTTTAGGTTCCATAATATCAACACCAACACCTATGGCCGCAGCCATTGGTTCATAAATAAGATATATCTCTTTGGCATTCATATGGCGAGCAGAATCAATCACGGCACGTTTTTCTACTTCGGTAATTCCTGAAGGAATACAAATAACCATTCTTAAAGAAGGAGGAAAAAGCTTCTTTTTGATAGCGGGTATTTTCTTTACAAATTCCTTAATCATTTCTTCAGAAGCTTGAAAATCAGCAATAACTCCATCTTTTAAAGGGCGGATAGTTTTAATATTTTCATGGGTTTTCCCTTGCATTAAATTGGCTTCCTTTCCAATTGCAATGATCTTTCCAGTAATCCTATTTCTTGCAACAATTGAAGGGCTATCAATAACTACTTTGCCATTATGAATAATAAGCGTATTAGCTGTTCCTAAATCGATAGCGATATCTTCAGTCATAAAATCGAAAAAACCCATAAAAATACTTCTGTTTATTTTAAGTTAAATGTAACCTGACAAATTTACTAAAAAACTGTATTGCTTTTACATTCAAAAAATTAATGTTTAAAATGTCTAGTTCCGGTAAAAACCATACCTATATTATGCTCATTACAGTAGTCTATACTTAATTGGTCTTTAATAGAGCCTCCTGGTTGAATAACGCTTTTTATTCCTGCTTTATCTGCTATTTCTACGCAATCGGGAAAAGGAAAAAAAGCATCGCTTGCCATTACAGCTCCATGCAGGTCAAAGTTAAAACTGATAGCTTTTTCAATAGCTTGTCGTAAGGCATCTACTCTACTAGTTTGCCCAGTTCCGCTTGCATATAATTGTTTGTTTTTAACCAATACGATTGTGTTAGATTTGGTGTGTTTGCATATTTTTGAAGCAAACAGTAAGTCTTCTAACTCTATTTTAGTAGGTTTATTGTTAGTAGGATACGTTATGTCTTCAATAGTATCTGTTTTTAAGTCTTTATCTTGAACTAGAATTCCGTTTAAGGCAGTTCTTACAGTTTGCTGTGGTAGTACCGTTTCTTTTTGGATTAGTAAAACTCTGTTTTTTTTCCCTTTTAAAATTTCTAATGCGTCGTTTTCATAACTAGGAGCAATGACCACTTCGCAGAACAGCTTATGAATTTCTTGCGCAGTAGCTTTATCTATTTCAGTATTTGAAATAAGAACTCCTCCAAAAGCAGAAGTAGGATCTCCTGCTAAAGCATCAAGATATGCTTGGTGTAAGCTTTCTCTTTGGGCAAAACCGCAAGCATTATTATGCTTTAGTATGGCAAAAGTAGGAGCTTCTCCAGAGAATTCCCCCATCAAATTGGTAGCAGCATCAACATCTAATAAATTATTATAGCTAAGTTCTTTTCCATGTAATTGCTCAAACATAGCTTCTAAATCTCCAAAGAAATAGCCTTTTTGGTGAGGATTTTCACCATATCGTAAAACTTTAGCATTTATTTCACTGGCTTTATAAGCTATTTCATCTTCATTAAAATAGTTAAAGATGGCAGTATCATAATGCGAAGAAATATTAAAAGCTTTCGCAGCTAACTTTTTTCGGTCAGCAATTGTAGTTTCTCCATTATTTTCTGAGATAAGTTTTAAGAAGCTATCATATTGATCAATAGAAGAAACAATACAGGTATCTTTAAAGTTTTTAGCAGCAGCCCTTATTAAAGAGATGCCACCGATATCAATTTTTTCGATAATATCTTGTTCTGTAGCATTGGAAGCAACAGTTTTTTCAAAAGGATATAAATCAACGATCACTAAATCTAATTGAGGAATTTGGTATTCTTCCATTTCTAGAAGGTCACTTTGGTGTTCTTGACGATTTAAGATGCCTCCGAAAACTTTTGGATGTAAGGTCTTTACGCGTCCACCTAAGATGGAAGGGTAGGAAGTAACTTCTTCTACAGGGACTACATTGATCCCTAAATTTTGGATAAATTTTTCAGTACCACCAGTTGAATAGATCGTAACATTTAATGCATCTAACTTTTTCACCAAAGGTGCTAAACCATCTTTGTGAAAAACCGAAATCAATGCAGATTTGATTGTTTTTGTGTTGTTCATTGTTGTGTTGTTGTTAAGCACACAAAACTACTAAAACAAAAAGTATTTACAATAAAATAAATAGCTACTTCACGCATTTATTTTTAAAGATAGAAACACCATTAAAGCATATATGCTTTAATGGTGTTTCGTTGAGCAAATCTTTAAGGTACTTGAAAGTAAATAGCTTTATTCTGCATTTTCTAAAAAATTACGAAACCAAACTGTAAACTTTTCAAGTAAAGTTTGCTCTGCTTTGGCTTGGGAACTTGTGTTACCCAAAGCAGCATACGTGGGGGATTCTTTATTACTCATAATTAAAGGAGAATTAGAGAGGTTAATAAAAAAGGGGGGATGAAGTCTCTAATTTAAATAAAAAATCACTGATATCCAAATAATTATATGTTTATTGTATGAAAGTCGCTACTTTTTCACAAACATACTCTAATAATTCTTCGTCTTTAGAGGAAAATGGGTTTATGGTATGAGAGTCAATGTCAATTTGTCCAATATTTTCGCCATTGACAAAAATAGGGATTACAATTTCAGATTTAACTTTCCATCCGCAAGAAATATAATTGTCTTGCTCTTTTACATCTTGTACTACAAAATTTTCATTACTAAGAGCTACCTGCCCGCAAATTCCTTTTCCAAAAGGAATGATGGTGTGTTCTGTTGGCTCTCCTGTGTATTGAGCCAATTTTAGTTCTTCTTTAGTACCATTTTTAAAATAAAAACCCACCCAGTCATAATAAGAGATTTCTGAAGATAGGTAGTTGCAAATTTCTTGGAGCTTTTCTTCTTTTGTATTGTAGGTAGATATAATGGTATTTATTTGACTTTTTAAATGTGTTATATTCATTACATAAAATTTTTTACTTTATCTTTAATCGTATTTTATTCAAAGAAATTACAAAAGTACTCTTAACATCTTTTTAAAAAAAGAGATGTATAATTTTTTATATTTTTGTAAAACAAAATAGATGAAATTGACTCTAACTAAAATAGCGGTGTTTGTACTGAGTCTTTTAGTACTTTTTTCTACGGTATCTTTTTCTGTAGAAAAGCATTTTTGTGGAGATTTTTTAGTAGATGTTTCCTTTTTAGGAACTGCGGATAGTTGTGCTATAAATGTAAAAGATGATTGTAGTACATCAATGATTAAAAAGAAATGCTGCAAAGATGAACTGCACAAAATTGAAGGTCAGAAAGAATTAAAGAAAGAATTCATAGATTCGTTTGATTTTAGTAAACAAAAGTTTGCTTTCGTATTTCTTGTTTCATATTATAATTTGTTTCAGCCTTCTGGAAAAGGAATTGTACCGCATGAAAATTATTCACCTCCAGATCTGATATTTGACATACAGTTACTTCATGAGGTATTTATCATATGATATTACATTTTATAAAAAGCTATTCGTATAGCAAAATATACAATGTAAAATTATAAATGATAAAAAATAATGAAAAAATATATTTTCAGCACATTGTTGCTGCTACCAATATTATTATTCTCGCAAACTACTTTTAAGGGGATGATTATGGATGAAAAGAATCCGCAAGATAATTTAGGAGTTTACGGAGCAAATGTTTATTGGCTAGGAACCAAAGTAGGAGCTACTACAAATGAGAAAGGTTGGTTTTCTATTCCATATAAAAAAGAATACAAAAAGTTAATCGTAAGTTTTGTAGGGTATAAGACCGATACATTAACAATTGAAGAGATACACCCAATTCATCATTTTATAAAAGAAGAAGGAGAATTAGATGAAATTTCAATTTCAACAAAAAGAAAAGGAATACAAAAATCATTTTTAAAAGCTCAAAATGTGTTTATAGTAAACAGTGATGAGTTATTAAAAGCCGCTTGTTGTAATTTGTCGGAAAGTTTTGAAACCAATCCGTCTATAGATGTTAATTTTTCGGATGCATTAACAGGAACCAAGCAAATTCAAATGCTTGGTTTAACAAGCCCTTATTTATTAATAAGCCAAGAAAATATCCCATCAGTTCGGGGAGCTTCCCAAGCTTTTGGATTAACATTTACTCCAGGAACATGGGTTGAAAGTATCCAAATAACAAAAGGGGCAGGAAGCGTTGTAAACGGATATGAGAGCATTTCAGGGCAAATTAATGCTGAGTTGGTAAAACCATTTTCGGATAAGAAATTCTTTTTAAACGCATATGGTTCTTTAAATGGAAGGTTAGAGTTAAATAGTCATTTCAATCAGAAAATAGCCAAAAAATGGCAAACAGGAATATATGTTCATGGAAATTATAGGGGGGAGAAGTTTGATAGGAATAAAGATAATTTTTTAGATACTCCTTTAGCAAGACAAATTAATGTAATGAACCGTTGGCAATATACAGATACAGAGAAAGGGTGGTTGAGTTTTGTTAATTTAAGGTATCTAAAAGATGAAAAACAAATGGGAGAAATTAATTTTATTCCAAAATATAACAGAGGAGGAAATAGTGTATGGGGTAGTGAAATTAAAACAAAACGGTTTGATGCTTCGGCAAAAATAGGATATGTTTTTCCTGAATTGCCTTTTCAAAGCTTTGGATTTCAGGTGTCTTATAGTAATCATGAACAAGATTCTTATTTTGGACTGAGAACATATGATATTGTACAGGAAAGTGTTTATACCAATTTATTATTTAATTCGATCATAGGAGATACTCGTAGTAAGTTTAAAACAGGAGTAAGTTTTACTTATGATAAATATGGAGAAAAAGTTGATTTTACAAATTATAATAGAAGAGAGTATGCTATTGGAACTTTTTTTGAATATGCTTATGATAATATGGATGATTTTAGTTTTACGGCTGGTATTCGAGCGGACAAACATAATGTATTAGGAACCTTTTTGACCCCCAGATTGCATTTAAGATATATCCCTTGGGAGAAGGGGGTATTAAGAGCTTCTGTAGGGAGAGGTAGAAGAAGTGCTAATATATTTGCAGAAAATCAGCAATTATTTGGAAGCTCAAGAAAAGTTAATATAGAAAAATCAGGAGGAAATATTTATGGGTTGGATCCAGAGGTTGCTTGGAATTACGGGATTTCTTTTTTACAAGGTTTTCGTGTTTTTGATAAAAAAGGAGATATTACTTTAGATTATTATATTACTAGCTTTGACAATAGGGTTGCTGTGGATTGGGAAAATTCTCAAGAAGTATCTTTTTACAATGTAAGAAATGGTAGTACAGCAAAAAGTTTTCAAGTAGAAATTAACTATGATCTTTTAAAGAATTTAGCGTTAAGGGCTGCTTATAAGTTTTACGATGTTTCAACGGCTTATAAAAACGGTCGGTTACAAGGTCCTTTACAAGCTAAAAATCGTTTTTTTGCTAATATATCTTATGAAAAAGGAAGAAAAGAACGGTCTTGGAAATATGATTTGACATATAACCTTATAGGGAAACAACGTTTACCAAATACAATAAATACTCCTGTGGCATATACAATTCCAGAATATTCTAAGAGGTACAGTTTGCTAAATATGCAAATAACAAGGGTGTTTTCAAAAAAGTTTGAGGTGTATTTAGGAGGGGAGAATATTACAAACTATATGCAAAAAAATCCTATTTTAGCAAGTGAAGCTCCTTTTGGAGCTCATTTTGATACGAGTATTGTATATGCCCCAGTTTTTGGAAGCTCATTTTATACAGGTTTAAGATTTAAAATAGATTAGAAATGAAGAAAATAATTATAATATTTAGTTTTATGTTACTGGTTATGTCAGTACATGCGCAGAAGAAAAATGCCAAAGTATCTTGTGAGGTTGATGGAGTTTGTATGATGTGTAAAAAGCGTATTGAAGCAGCAGCATTAAAAACAAAAGGAGTAAAATTTGCAAGTTGGGATGTTCGTACTCATGAATTAAAATTGATTATAGATGAGCGTAAAACAACCTTGCAAAAGGTACAGAAAAACATAGCAGATGCAGGTCATGATTCTAAAGAAGTAAAGGCAACTACAGAAGCTTATGAAGGAATCCATCCTTGCTGTAAATATAGAAGTGAAGCAGTAAAAGAAGAGCATCAGAAAGGAGAAACAGAGTAAAAAAAAACCTGAGTTTTAAAACTCAGGTTTTTTTTATAACATTTGTAAACTACTTACTTCTAAAGAAGTTAGTTCTCTCCATCTTCCTCTAGGTAAATTCTTTTTGGTCATACCTGCAAAAATAACTCTATCTAGTTTTACAACTTTGTAGCCTACGTGCTCAAATATTTTACGAACAATTCTGTTTCTACCAGAGTGGATTTCAATACCAACTTCGGTTTTTTGCTCTCCTTCAACATAGGAAACCGCGTCAATAAATACTTTTTTACCTTCAATAATTACATCACCACGAAGTTTGTTTAAATCTTTTAAGTCTAATTTCCTATCTAAAGAAGCATGGTACAATTTACGAACATTGTGTTTTGGATGTGTTAATTTCTTAGCCAATTCACCGTCATTTGTAAAGAGTAGTAGTCCTGTAGTGTTTCTATCCAAACGGCCAACAGGGTAAATACGTTCTTTAGTGGCATTGCTAACTAGCTCCATTACCGTTTTTCTACCACGATCATCTTCCATAGTAGTAATGTAGTTTTTAGGTTTATTAAGCAATATGTATTTTTTTTGCTCAGGAGAAATCAAGGTCCCATCAAAGCGAACAGCATCATTAGGTTGTACTTTATAGCCCATTTCTGTAACTAGCTCACCATTCACTGTAACACTACCGTGTTCTATATAAGTATCAGCTTCTCTTCTAGAGCATATTCCTGAATTTGAAATAAATTTATTCAATCGGATTCCAGTATTCTCAGTAGAAGTGTTTTGAGCTGTAGTAGTTTTCTTAAAGTTTTTTTGAAATTTACCTTTTTTTTGAGGACTGTTGCTTTTAGCGGCGTGTCGTCCTCTCGACGAGTTATTTTTTGAATTCATTTTTTTATTTTTAAAATGCGTGCAAATGTACGCTTAAATATTTGATTTTAATATAACTTATGAATCACTTTTTCAACTAGTAAAGAAGGTTTGATAAACATTAAACTAAAAATTCCAATCAATAGTAGTAGTTTTAAGATGTTGTGTATTAATATATAATCTCTTCTGTATTTAGATTTCCATAAGTATAATGCAATAAAAACAAGTGTGATAATCGCCCAATAGAAATAGTATTTCATATAGCTAATTTCTGCATAAGAGAGTAGTAGGGTAATAGGTATAAGGGTTAATAAAATTAATAATACTGAAACTTGTTTGGTTTTTTTTTCACCAT from Tenacibaculum maritimum NCIMB 2154 includes the following:
- the mrdA gene encoding penicillin-binding protein 2, whose amino-acid sequence is MKRSFLLIFLITCIGLIFIGRLFQLQILRNSGYNPVKNAAVKPEYEYPERGHIYDRNGKLLVANQLSYDVMVIPKEVKPLDTLEFCTLLKISKESFDLKIKKAKKYARWLPSVFVKQLAKEDFAFLQEKLNKFKGFYIQKRIIRNYPINAAANILGYISEVNPNLAKKSDYYEQGELIGAWGIEKQYEKTLRGTKGKKYLQRNNLNRIIGSYKNGKYDTLAVTGKDLTLTIDSDLQKYGETLMTGKRGGIVAIEPSSGEILALITAPSYDPNMMVGRKRSSNSIKLFGDTINKPMYDRGLQAQYAPGSPFKMLNGLIGLQEEVIDKNFYVYCYHGYRYGKRKKEFMGCHCGITGRPIRFNAAVAKSCNSYFSATYRKIIDKYKTPSEGLNVWSKHVKSFGLGNFLGYDLPSGRRGRVPNAQFYTSRYKYRWGATTTISNAIGQGEIETTPIQLANVTAAIANRGYYYTPHIVKKISKSFIKDSSYTVPKKTSVDAKHFPPVVEAMHEVFKTGTGKYSQVKGIDICGKTGTVENFTRINGKKIKLPDHSIFVAFAPKDNPKIALAIFVENGGYGSTIAAPITSLMIEKYLNGSISKANYYREKKMLQMNLQETYDKQIQKLDTIATGTE
- the mreC gene encoding rod shape-determining protein MreC — encoded protein: MQQLVYFFQKYKNFLFFIFLEIIAVALTINNHTFHKSKFINSANFITGGLYQRYANLASYLSLKAQNEELVDENITLRRLLEKVRFSNDSTNNFTHIDTLLYHQKYDYINAKIINNNYHAPYNFITINKGKNANVSKEMAVINSKGIIGITDAVSNNYARVRSILNKNSNINARLKNSTHFGTLKWNGNNYNIVQLTDIPRQASFKVGDTIITGGKSTIFPEGIPIGTILNVPLQNTASNTLDIKLFNDMSNLYNIYIISNLHKNEIKILENTTSE
- the purH gene encoding bifunctional phosphoribosylaminoimidazolecarboxamide formyltransferase/IMP cyclohydrolase, encoding MNNTKTIKSALISVFHKDGLAPLVKKLDALNVTIYSTGGTEKFIQNLGINVVPVEEVTSYPSILGGRVKTLHPKVFGGILNRQEHQSDLLEMEEYQIPQLDLVIVDLYPFEKTVASNATEQDIIEKIDIGGISLIRAAAKNFKDTCIVSSIDQYDSFLKLISENNGETTIADRKKLAAKAFNISSHYDTAIFNYFNEDEIAYKASEINAKVLRYGENPHQKGYFFGDLEAMFEQLHGKELSYNNLLDVDAATNLMGEFSGEAPTFAILKHNNACGFAQRESLHQAYLDALAGDPTSAFGGVLISNTEIDKATAQEIHKLFCEVVIAPSYENDALEILKGKKNRVLLIQKETVLPQQTVRTALNGILVQDKDLKTDTIEDITYPTNNKPTKIELEDLLFASKICKHTKSNTIVLVKNKQLYASGTGQTSRVDALRQAIEKAISFNFDLHGAVMASDAFFPFPDCVEIADKAGIKSVIQPGGSIKDQLSIDYCNEHNIGMVFTGTRHFKH
- a CDS encoding rod shape-determining protein, whose translation is MGFFDFMTEDIAIDLGTANTLIIHNGKVVIDSPSIVARNRITGKIIAIGKEANLMQGKTHENIKTIRPLKDGVIADFQASEEMIKEFVKKIPAIKKKLFPPSLRMVICIPSGITEVEKRAVIDSARHMNAKEIYLIYEPMAAAIGVGVDIMEPKGNMIIDIGGGTTEIAVIALAGIVCDQSVKVAGDLFTSDIMYYMRTQHNLHVGETTAEKIKITIGAATEDLDTPPEDMMVQGRDLLSGKPKQVQVSYREIAKALDKSILRIEDAVMETLSKTPPELAADIYNTGIYLAGGGSMLRGLDKRLSRKTDLPVYVAEDPLRAVVRGTGTTLKDLEKYKSVLIK
- the rodA gene encoding rod shape-determining protein RodA, which translates into the protein MRQERNNIFLNIDWLLVIFYFSLVGFGWLNIYAASTTEAHTTMLDASTRYGKQLIWIALSLLIIIFILFLNSKFYERFASLFYLISIISLTGLFIFGKNINGATSWYNFGGIGLQPSEFAKAFTALALAKLLSDRQYDLKLIKNQIKAFIIIFTPAFLIALQPDMGSVLIYLAFFFVLNREGLTLNYLLFGTTAILLFIGTIYFGALWILIAIYAIITLFILYAMYKDQRFLRFNWMKITATYIILGGFIISAGFAYNNIFKQHHRDRFDVLLGKKKDTKSIGYNTHQSELTISSGGFLGKGFLQGDRTQGKFVPEQDTDYIFSTIGEEWGFIGSCAVIIVFMAFLYRIIYLSEQQTNKFGRVYGYGVASIFFFHIVVNIGMVIGLLPTVGIPLPFFSYGGSSLWGFTVLLFIFIRLDAHKKYNW
- a CDS encoding GAF domain-containing protein → MNITHLKSQINTIISTYNTKEEKLQEICNYLSSEISYYDWVGFYFKNGTKEELKLAQYTGEPTEHTIIPFGKGICGQVALSNENFVVQDVKEQDNYISCGWKVKSEIVIPIFVNGENIGQIDIDSHTINPFSSKDEELLEYVCEKVATFIQ
- a CDS encoding HYC_CC_PP family protein, producing MKLTLTKIAVFVLSLLVLFSTVSFSVEKHFCGDFLVDVSFLGTADSCAINVKDDCSTSMIKKKCCKDELHKIEGQKELKKEFIDSFDFSKQKFAFVFLVSYYNLFQPSGKGIVPHENYSPPDLIFDIQLLHEVFII